The proteins below come from a single Necator americanus strain Aroian chromosome V, whole genome shotgun sequence genomic window:
- a CDS encoding hypothetical protein (NECATOR_CHRV.G20888.T1), which translates to MRPGPTTVGTRTNMVTLKDLSLDTVSLNKLNWAQFSALQEKVESISARQDTFKSRVDSHQSTLILVATASRRLLQSTRNFSAELKQLQEWKQNKTLKDVRVRRFMGRLQKSIKALADMLAMDGCESKPCQHGGTCLPRFGNKYNCLCPSYRSGDNCEEDVDECAMYEGTHAGCQHNGTCINHDTGFRCECRSGYHGPLCQYRQSTCSRSIELCGPHGHCIDVDTSENDASYKCICDWGYKVSDDKQNPTCVDVDECLDNPCHPGVDCINLPGKFQCVGCPKGYHGNGQICADIDECAAEIYPCSTNPRVPCFNTIGSFHCGSCPPGYRGDGRSCRRKSGCDDAPCYPTATCVDDQTSLNPGGFICHCPSGMMGDGVGESGCQKSNSTICRSEGYCMNGGTCNPISATDYRCACPEFYYGIHCEQVSACIGSPCENGGICEDAGVGKVNCICPIGFYGSLCQYEENSCGAHYREPSGNLTFPTDAGNIAEDGCDFVISTGEENSALRITFTSFENMDGGISSTDCSKMPANLTLFDGASDNAPVFATFCGDGNSGKMPVIGEAITMTSSSALLRYKGTGGSFSIKWETKKRECGYRTNLASGVLVVPQHHMDTACDWFISAPMERHIEIEIPTVEMTTGVELNCSVNELEVFDGYTSYDAHRIVHICETTNVTTVVRSTGPFLTVSFRSNVLGGSKSALQRGFTMKYRTFEPDRRCGGDVTNTDGEWDFSGVIESPNYGGFYPANMDCTWKLDGIGPSNFSITDQTLKLEFLSFDIPSTYQFSSAMFQQQIEIPRRAFNIFSGIERRMGLTSPFRRVNPLIPFRRQMIYQCTDDYLHLYADGQLIHDGCNGHPPPTTMLMPMPQIILRFHSDGGTQGKGFKIAYSLVCEKSLYGNGTIQTWNYPDGGRAGKCTYIIRADQSHAIRLKFKTIGMRGATISQCFYNRDSVATATDYVEFSGGKEEDKQINQRYICARYPFVEEGEFIMSATRPLVITYASSGDEKNRGLLMEYSTIDVGCGGVFSQSSGTISSPNYPDKYLPHMHCVYHIQVPWSKQVRLTFDNFDIEVVQNDECSYDNVAVYEWYVSATEHGKLLGRFCGTMLPPTLLSSLYKMAVVFSSDRSIAGNGFSARFEGVDPSTDCDHTYTEPAGEIIFDGSQGRYSQCDFHISVVSTARLVLKMNNMSIPCLKSQLILRNGASDQSPGFTALNTESSVCDEFSMPILRSHGNRVFLRLQTTDSSKTYFNISYEQILSSCGGHVEGVSGSIASPQYPLKDSRSLDCSWTIAVALGNHVRFSLVNIDDLKSSDDNGFCGMFAASRLDVLDGPHSDARLMRRYCRKVVAAEPLTSEDHEITVRYKQHGGPMLGPLYGFLAHFSTVCTDIVLTDFVGSIQSPGYPNKVWTGQYCSWTIKAPPGNRIQVNFHSFVIDRRIRYGTVPGKCSENWLKFGDGEVAEATVKIGNTINVTNKLTETCSDVVKPMVVKSKNNILHITYQSKKQEQNQFWLTWTTIGCGGTLITPANISANVNRMNRNAEQLECQWQIKAPVGKRVLLNVDTISIFQKTEVSCRYNDENEEFAGLAIFSGSSNRSGHAQYTACTSMRNFVYRSHTNELFVMLKYSLSSVMPDAEGNFFIANVTFVDADSENKDECGGVVEVLSSQVSTIHSPRYPEEYERGAECQWLFKAPSGYYLIFTLKEYITPNAHEQQTEKKWMPRAMNNLTCQDPLPLIEGALTIYGGNSTRHEKIERVCLDIEEPKQVPVFARESLVTFRGASTARIHMTGEDQHVKKIGFLLEARTACGGLVLADDKEAVMTFIDLEEEVCNITIRKKNESDSGIYVRLDEFVSRGITKHRSNDMLFGNSYLDIQVDGGDVMSREAKGPYLVEASTTHEEFRAKNEIRIAFVKKNSLLAARIVIAYSTIIDNCGGEITSREGFISIPDITDDFDCIWTLRENPGNGVRASVTELRIPYSPNCTDSYLEFRKWNASGPLIGRWCERTPSMFGMEEVIWMKFRYVRPREVISDEDLIKPAMRILFSRVHGGTTTSHVIQQPLVLIEEMYTNFMWIAEGEPDKGLLVHIDSIRIPEENYQGYDGINKIGLFLSEALDNPNLNFIVNNGRPGSVRVGGFIPPADIYLPFSRLEVSFFAPPRSEFRLTWQSVPKRNANYTEEGEGKNTTKTYSCGSVLVPTWDWQEIKNPVPPGQTVGYENNVHCRWTIERPLMTGLRVKIKMLDLEDMGGCPFDFISLLPDRDTAESSGDEFNAGQKYCRSSHVNTTLDYSYNKVLYVHFVSDRSRAGRGFILQYRLTCNSFDYIRPSYGLLEHVLTSPGYPEPQTDQKCMWSIVLGSNRRIGYEILDLELEETDQCTTDVLSVSPRSTQFSQHHKKESLFCGPFSSLTTRNGTMQNGRLFIRYTNIEEKNKGFKMRIFEVSEDCSSENLFVDESEPTKILSTPRYPGLIPHSLDCQYTLRAPNGHRLKFTVNPENFKMESADDECDCEECDWLEIRDGPTEHAPLIGRYCNIYAPSTIYSTGNFLFVRIRTDSFAASNGFTAVYELASCGGTVVLRPGVNHTLTSPNYPDVYPLHAECEWSVRTPNSHMVEARVVHVGLTWNVNCSTDSFSIRDGNRTAPYLLEPQCNGRHLSKTDYRSASSEMTVQFRSNGTIQKAGRQLCKDKKCGFELMLRVSNESCGGIITDQEGQLTTPGYPGRLLPHVRCEWELRAGIGYRYLLSFEFLEDRDGFYQKRFGGETDGKGCFADLVFFNGRPKHEAINYRNDRLFCDYRKVFVSEADLVTVVYSDSYTKHYKGVSDDSSDNVYYVPFRVNYTKVPADYDQNGCGFLVSKNDTLNFGNYSSAGADGVRYCHAVLRRPAEYATTLVEITEYSENSAFVTTDCSDWANSVMLECSIYHET; encoded by the exons ATGCGTCCGGGACCCACTACCGTTGGGACCCGGACAAACATGGTCACTTTGAAAGATCTGTCGTTGGACACCGTTTCATTGAACAAATTGAATTGG GCTCAATTCAGTGCGCTTCAAGAAAAAGTCGAATCGATTTCGGCGCGTCAAGATACGTTTAAATCACGGGTTGATTCACATCAATCCACACTAATTTTAGTTGCAACCGCGTCCAGACGTCTTCTACAGTCG ACAAGGAACTTTTCCGCTGAGTTGAAACAACTTCAAGAatggaagcaaaacaaaacgtTGAAAGACGTGCGAGTGAGAAGATTCATGGGAAGATTGCAAAAAAGCATCAA GGCTCTCGCCGACATGTTGGCAATGGATGGATGCGAGTCGAAGCCGTGCCAGCATGGTGGTACTTGCCTTCCTCGTTTCGGTAACAAATACAATTGTCTCTGTCCGTCTTATCGCTCG GGTGACAATTGCGAAGAGGATGTAGACGAATGTGCGATGTATGAAGGCACGCATGCTGGATGTCAACATAATGGAACGTGCATAAATCATGACACAGGTTTTCG ATGTGAATGCCGTTCTGGTTACCATGGACCCCTCTGCCAGTACCGTCAATCGACGTGCTCTCGTTCGATCGAACTATGCGGACCACATGGTCATTGCATTGACGTAGACACATCCGAAAACGAC GCTTCATACAAGTGCATATGTGATTGGGGTTACAAGGTTTCGGATGACAAACAGAACCCGACTTGCGTCGATGTGGACGAATGTCTGGACAACCCATGCCATCCGGGAGTCGACTGCATCAATTTGcctggaaaatttcaatgCGTTGGCTGTCCGAAGGGTTATCATG GCAATGGACAAATTTGTGCTGATATCGATGAATGCGCTGCGGAAATCTATCCATGCTCGACGAATCCTCGCGTACCATGCTTTAACACTATCGGTTCATTTCACTGTGGCAGTTGTCCGCCAG GTTATCGCGGTGATGGTCGTTCGTGCCGTCGCAAGTCAGGCTGTGACGATGCACCATGTTATCCAACCGCCACTTGTGTAGATGATCAGACATCTCTGAACCCAGGAGGCTTTATTTGTCATTGTCCGAGTGGAATGATGGGAGATGGAGTCG GAGAAAGTGGATGTCAGAAGAGCAACTCGACGATTTGTCGTTCAGAAGGATATTGTATGAATGGAGGGACGTGCAAT CCGATATCAGCGACCGACTATCGATGTGCTTGTCCAGAATTTTACTATGGCATCCACTGCGAACAG GTCTCCGCATGCATTGGTTCCCCATGTGAAAATGGTGGCATTTGTGAGGATGCCGGCGTTGGTAAAGTGAATTGTATATGTCCAATTGGGTTCTATGGATCATTATGTCAGTATGAGGAAAACA GCTGTGGTGCTCACTACAGGGAGCCCTCCGGCAATCTCACTTTTCCTACCGACGCTGGCAATATTGCGGAGGATGGTTGTGATTTTGTGATCTCCACCGGGGAGGAAAACTCG GCGTTACGAATCACGTTTACTTCGTTTGAAAATATGGATGGTGGGATTAGCTCTACGGACTGTTCAAAGATGCCAGCCAACTTAACACTCTTCGACGGCGCTAGTGACAACGCGCCGGTTTTTGCGACTTTCTGTGGCGATGGGAATAGTGGCAAG ATGCCTGTAATTGGTGAAGCAATAACGATGACGTCCTCGAGTGCTCTGCTTCGCTACAAAGGAACGGGTGGTTCATTCTCGATTAAatgggaaacaaaaaaacgag AATGTGGTTACCGCACCAATTTGGCCTCCGGAGTACTCGTTGTGCCCCAGCACCATATGGATACAGCGTGCGATTGGTTTATTTCGGCACCGATGGAGAGGCATATCGAAATTGAGATTCCTACGGTAGAAATGACTACTGGTGTGGAATTAAATTGCTCGGTCAATGAGTTGGAG GTTTTCGATGGCTATACTTCATACGATGCTCATCGAATTGTTCACATTTGCGAAACAACGAACGTAACGACAGTG GTTAGGTCCACAGGGCCATTCCTCACAGTGTCCTTCCGAAGTAACGTTCTTGGAGGGTCGAAAAGTGCTCTGCAGCGTGGATTCACAATGAAATACAGAACATTTGAAC CTGACCGCCGTTGTGGTGGAGATGTCACCAATACGGACGGCGAATGGGACTTTTCTGGTGTAATCGAGAGCCCTAATTATGGTGGATTTTATCCAGCAAACATGGACTGTACGTGGAAACTTGATGGTATTGGTCCTAGCAACTTTTCCATCACTGATCAAACCCTAAAG CTTGAATTCCTCTCTTTCGATATCCCATCAACGTACCAATTCTCGTCTGCAATGTTCCAGCAACAAATAGAAATTCCGAGAAGGgcttttaacatttttagtGGTATTGAGC GTCGAATGGGCCTGACATCACCATTCCGACGTGTCAATCCTTTAATACCTTTTCGTAGACAAATGATTTATCAGTGCACGGACGACTACCTTCAT TTATACGCTGATGGACAACTAATACATGACGGTTGCAACGGTCATCCACCTCCAACTACTATGTTAATGCCTATGCCGCAAATTATACTCAGATTTCATTCAGATGGTGGAACACAGGGGAAAGGTTTCAAAATTGCATACAGTTTAG tATGCGAGAAATCGCTCTACGGAAACGGAACCATCCAAACATGGAACTATCCAGACGGTGGAAGAGCTGGTAAATGCACCTACATAATAAGGGCGGATCAGAGTCATGCAATCAGACTTAA ATTCAAAACGATAGGTATGCGTGGAGCAACAATATCACAATGCTTCTACAATCGAGATTCCGTTGCGACGGCTACAGATTATGTTGAG TTTTCTGGTGGAAAAGAAGAGGACAAACAGATCAACCAAAGATACATATGTGCTCGGTATCCGTTCGTTGAAGAGGGCGAGTTCATTATGAGCGCAACACGACCTTTGGTAATCACTTATGCGAGCAGCGGTGATGAGAAGAACCGTGGCTTGCTCATGGAGTACTCAACGATAGATGTCG GTTGCGGTGGTGTTTTCTCGCAGTCTAGTGGCACTATCAGCTCGCCTAATTATCCCGATAAATATCTCCCTCATATGCATTGTGTATACCATATACAAGTTCCATGG tctaaACAAGTGCGACTAACTTTTGACAATTTCGACATCGAGGTCGTGCAGAACGATGAATGCTCATACGACAATGTGGCGGTGTATGAATGGTACGTAAGTGCAACAGAACACGGAAAATTGCTGGGAAG ATTCTGCGGCACAATGTTACCACCAACACTTCTTTCGAGCTTATACAAGATGGCTGTGGTATTCAGCTCAGATCGTTCGATTGCTGGAAACGGCTTCTCAGCTAG ATTCGAAGGTGTTGATCCATCAACAGACTGTGATCACACTTACACTGAACCTGCAGGAGAGATAATTTTCGATGGCAGTCAAGGAAGATACTCACAGTGTGACTTCCATATTTca GTCGTTTCGACAGCTCGCCTTGTACTGAAGATGAATAATATGAGCATTCCATGCCTCAAATCACAACTAATTTTGAG aaacggTGCTTCTGACCAATCACCTGGATTTACAGCGCTGAATACAGAATCATCCGTATGTGATGAGTTTTCAATGCCAATCTTGCGATCTCATGGCAACCGTGTTTTCCTGAGGCTTCAAACCACAGACTCATCGAAGACGTATTTCAATATAAGCTACGAACAAATACTTTCAT CTTGTGGTGGACATGTTGAGGGTGTTTCTGGATCGATCGCAAGTCCTCAATACCCTCTGAAGGATTCTCGAAGTCTTGATTGTTCATGGACGATAGCAGTAGCTCTTG GAAATCATGTTCGATTTTCGCTTGTGAACATAGATGATCTAAAGTCAAGCGATGATAATGGCTTTTGCGGGATGTTCGCAGCAAGTCGGCTTGAT GTGCTCGACGGACCACACAGTGATGCTCGACTTATGAGACGTTACTGCCGCAAGGTGGTCGCAGCGGAACCATTAACATCAGAAGACCATGAGATTACTGTTCGGTACAAACAACATGGTGGACCTATGCTTGGTCCACTTTATGGATTCTTGGCGCATTTTTCGACAG TCTGCACTGACATTGTATTAACCGATTTTGTGGGTTCAATCCAATCTCCTGGGTATCCAAACAAAGTTTGGACGGGTCAATACTGTTCTTGGACTATAAAG GCACCACCCGGAAATCGTATTCAAGTGAACTTCCATAGCTTTGTAATCGATCGGCGAATCCGTTATGGCACGGTACCGGGCAAATGCTCAGAGAATTGGCTGAAG TTTGGCGATGGAGAAGTTGCTGAAGCGACGGTTAAAATTGGTAATACAATCAATGTGACGAATAAACTTACGGAAACTTGTTCTGATGTTGTTAAGCCAATGGTAGTGAAG agtaaaaacaatattttacaCATAACCTATCAGTCTAAGAAGCAGGAACAGAATCAATTCTGGTTGACGTGGACTACTATTG GATGTGGTGGGACATTGATTACTCCTGCGAATATATCGGCTAATGTAAATAGAATGAATCGCAATGCTGAACAGCTGGAGTGTCAGTGGCAGATCAAG GCTCCTGTTGGCAAACGTGTACTTCTCAATGTGGATACCATTTCgatattccagaaaacagaAGTTAGCTGCCGATATAATGATGAGAACGAGGAGTTTGCCGGACTAGCT ATCTTCTCTGGAAGTTCGAATCGCTCTGGGCACGCGCAATATACGGCTTGTACGAGTATGCGGAACTTCGTTTATAGATCGCATACGAATGAACTATTCGTGATGCTGAAG TATTCGCTTAGTTCGGTGATGCCAGATGCTGAAGGCAACTTCTTCATAGCTAATGTCACATTTGTTGACGCTGATAGTGAAAATAAAGACGAATGCGGTGGAGTCGTTGAAG TTTTGTCCTCTCAAGTCTCAACGATTCATTCGCCACGATATCCTGAGGAGTACGAACGAGGTGCAGAGTGTCAGTGGTTGTTCAAG GCACCATCTGGCTACTATTTGATCTTCACACTGAAAGAATATATCACTCCGAATGCACATGAGCAACAAACTGAGAAGAAGTGGATGCCACGAGCCATGAATAATCTGAC ttGTCAAGATCCCCTCCCCCTTATTGAAGGTGCACTCACCATCTATGGCGGAAATTCCAC AAGGCATGAGAAAATTGAACGAGTTTGTTTGGATATTGAAGAGCCAAAGCAGGTGCCAGTTTTCGCTAGAGAG tCGCTTGTAACGTTCCGTGGAGCATCAACAGCAAGAATTCACATGACCGGAGAAGATCAGCACGTCAAAAAG ATTGGCTTCCTGCTAGAAGCGCGAACTGCCTGCGGCGGTTTAGTGCTGGCCGATGATAAGGAGGCTGTAATGACATTCATTGACCTTGAAGAAGAAGTGTGCAACATTACGATACGCAAAAAGAATGAGT CCGATAGTGGCATATACGTTCGACTCGATGAATTTGTTAGTCGCGGAATAACAAAACATCGTAGTAATGATATGCTTTTTGGCAATAGCTACCTTGACATACAAGTGGATGGCGGTGATGT AATGTCTCGCGAAGCGAAAGGACCTTACCTTGTCGAAGCTTCGACCACTCACGAAGAGTTCCGTGCTAAAAACGAGATCCGCATCGCTTTTGTGAAGAAGAACTCGTTGCTCGCAGCTAGAATAGTGATCGCGTACTCAACGATTATTGATA ATTGTGGTGGCGAGATCACTTCCCGAGAAGGATTCATTAGTATTCCTGACATTACCGATGATTTCGACTGCATTTGGACACTACGGGAGAATCCTGGTAACGGTGTTAGGGCGTCGGTCAC AGAATTGCGTATACCGTACTCACCAAATTGCACGGATTCGTACCTGGAGTTCCGTAAATGGAACGCTTCTGGACCGTTGATTGGACGTTGGTGCGAAAGAACGCCTTCAATGTTCGGCATG GAAGAGGTGATCTGGATGAAATTCCGTTACGTTAGACCGAGAGAAGTGATTAGCGATGAGGACCTAATCAAGCCTGCTATGAGGATCTTGTTCTCTCGAG ttcatgGCGGCACTACAACTTCTCATGTCATCCAACAACCACTAGTACTAATCGAAGAGATGTACACAAACTTCATGTGGATCGCCGAAGGGGAACCAGATAAA GGTTTGCTTGTTCACATTGATTCAATTCGGATCCCGGAGGAAAACTATCAAGGCTACGATGGTATCAACAAGATTGGCCTATTC CTTTCTGAAGCATTGGACAATCCAAATCTAAACTTCATTGTCAACAATGGTCGACCTGGAAGTGTTCGAGTAGGAGGATTCATTCCTCCAGCTG ATATCTACCTGCCGTTCTCGCGCCTTGAAGTCTCGTTCTTCGCACCACCCCGAAGCGAGTTCCGTCTCACGTGGCAGAGTGTTCCAAAAAGGAATGCAAATTATACCGAGgaaggagaaggaaagaatacTACGAAAA CTTACTCCTGCGGATCTGTACTGGTACCGACATGGGATTGGCAAGAAATCAAGAATCCCGTTCCACCAGGCCAAA CTGTCGGGTATGAGAACAACGTACACTGCAGGTGGACGATAGAAAGACCGCTAATGACAGGGTTACGGGTTAAG ATAAAAATGCTTGATTTGGAAGATATGGGAGGCTGTccatttgatttcatttcactACTACCAGATCGTGATACCGCTGAAAGCAGTGGAGA cgaGTTCAACGCTGGTCAAAAGTACTGTAGGTCCTCGCATGTCAACACAACACTGGACTACTCATACAACAAG GTCCTCTATGTGCACTTCGTGAGCGATCGTTCAAGAGCTGGACGTGGCTTTATCTTGCAATATAGGCTAA CATGCAATTCATTCGACTACATACGTCCCTCCTACGGTCTTCTGGAACATGTGCTCACAAGTCCAGGATATCCGGAACCGCAAACCGACCAG AAATGCATGTGGTCAATTGTTCTTGGCTCTAATCGACGAATCGGCTATGAAATCCTAGATCTCGAGTTAGAAGAGACTGATCAGTGCACTACGGACGTGCTTTCAGTG TCACCACGTTCAACACAGTTCAGCCAACATCACAAAAAAGAGTCGTTATTCTGTGGACCATTCAGTTCGTTAACCACACGCAATGGTACTATGCAAAATGGTCGTCTTTTTATTCGATACACGAATATTGAGGAAAAGAACAAG GGTTTCAAAATGCGCATCTTCGAGGTCTCTGAGGACTGTAGTTCGGAGAACTTGTTCGTTGATGAAAGCGAACCGACGAAGATCCTTTCAACTCCACGTTATCCTGGTT TGATACCGCATTCGCTTGATTGTCAGTACACCTTACGCGCGCCGAACGGGCATCGACTGAAATTCACTgtgaatccagaaaatttcaaaatggaGTCTGCAGATGATGA ATGTGATTGTGAGGAATGTGACTGGCTTGAAATTCGAGATGGTCCCACTGAACATGCTCCACTTATTGGCAG ATACTGTAACATCTATGCGCCTTCTACGATATATTCAACGGgtaatttcttatttgttcGAATACGAACGGATTCATTTGCTGCCAGCAATGGATTTACGGCAGTCTACGAATTGG CGTCCTGCGGTGGAACCGTTGTACTTCGCCCTGGAGTCAACCATACATTGACTTCCCCGAACTATCCCGATGTGTATCCACTCCATGCTGAATGTGAGTGGTCCGTACGAACTCCGAATAGTCACATGGTTGAGGCAAG GGTAGTTCACGTGGGCCTCACCTGGAATGTGAACTGCTCCACAGATAGTTTTTCGATTAGAGATGGAAACAGAACAG CACCGTACCTCTTGGAACCGCAATGCAATGGACGTCATCTGAGTAAAACTGATTACCGGTCGGCTAGCAGCGAAATGACTGTGCAGTTCAGGTCAAATGGAACTATACAG AAAGCTGGCAGACAGTTGTGCAAGGACAAAAAGTGCGGTTTTGAGTTAATGCTACGAGTTAGCAATGAAT CTTGTGGCGGAATCATAACTGATCAAGAAGGCCAACTAACAACTCCTGGATATCCTGGACGGTTACTTCCGCATGTTAG GTGCGAATGGGAACTACGCGCAGGAATTGGCTATCGCTACTTGCTGTCGTTCGAATTTTTGGAGGATCGCGAT GGTTTCTACCAGAAACGATTCGGAGGCGAAACAGACGGCAAAGGATGTTTTGCTGATTTAGTG TTCTTTAATGGGAGACCGAAACACGAAGCTATAAACTACCGAAATGATCGTCTTTTCTGCGATTATCGTAAAGTTTTTGTAAGCGAAGCTGATCTTGTTACCGTTGT ATATTCCGACTCCTACACGAAACATTACAAAGGTGTCTCGGATGATTCCAGCGACAACGTCTACTATGTACCATTCCGAGTGAACTACACAAAG GTTCCTGCTGATTATGACCAGAATGGATGCGGCTTTTTAGTATCAAAAAACGACACTTTGAATTTCGGAAACTACTCGTCAGCGGGTGCAGATGGCGTTC GTTATTGTCATGCTGTTCTTCGTCGGCCAGCTGAATACGCGACGACGCTAGTTGAAATCACGGAATACAGTGAGAACTCTGCATTCGTCACAACCGATTGCTCGGATTGGGCAAATTCGGTCATGCTAGAGT GCAGTATATACCACGAAACCTGA